A window of the Phaseolus vulgaris cultivar G19833 chromosome 5, P. vulgaris v2.0, whole genome shotgun sequence genome harbors these coding sequences:
- the LOC137835514 gene encoding G-type lectin S-receptor-like serine/threonine-protein kinase At4g03230 isoform X4, with protein MKREGVVLSFYLLLLWLLLCFQICLGGDTLKATQKITDQRNLVSSNATFELGFFSPPGVKSGEKRYLGIWYHKLEPQTVVWVANRDDPVADSSGVFRIAEDGNVVVEYASKSLWSSKLEPSSSTNRTLKLLDSGNLVLIDDSETTYPWESFKNPTDTFLPGMKMEATLSLTCWRNSADPTPGSFTFKLTQQEGKQSFRVQKETQIYWALDEPDTEAASQMVFNLLNNDISSNKSYSYSNKTLFVSQPSMYNKSRLLMNSSGEIVFLQWDEKEFQWNKKWWMPKDKCDTHNYCGNFGICNRENYFPRCKCLPGFISNVESNSEGCRRKSISCTNKDVTFLNLTNIKLGNPDQRNYTETEAECQSTCINMCSETQCQAYSFNNSIYGDRGSSSCNIWTRNLPSLLENFPRGRDLSILVNTADIEEPSGNHSTLLELILLVTLCSLATVACITGFGIVWKKKKARKLDGASTRIQESLHESERHVKGLIGLGSLEEKDIKGVEVPCYTFASILAATDNFSDSNKLGRGGYGPVYKGTFPGGQEIAVKRLSSVSTQGLQEFKNEVILIAKLQHRNLVRLRGYCIKGVEKILLYEYMSNKSLDSFIFDRSRTILLDWPMRFEIIVGIARGMLYLHQDSRLRVIHRDLKTSNVLLDEEMNPKISDFGLAKIFGGKETEASTERVMGTFGYMAPEYALDGFFSVKSDVFSFGVVLLEILSGKKNTGFFESKQISSLLGYAWNLWSGNKLLDLMDSCLGETCNQNQFIKCAIIGLLCTQDEPIDRPTMSNILYMLDKETTTMPIPRQPTFFMTKRYSSSASSSTNPEISLHLDTSYQEGR; from the exons ATGAAAAGAGAAGGGGTTGTGTTGTCGTtctatcttcttcttctctggCTGCTGCTATGCTTCCAAATATGTTTGGGAGGAGATACTCTGAAGGCTACCCAGAAGATAACTGACCAAAGAAACCTTGTTTCATCAAACGCCACATTTGAGCTGGGCTTCTTTTCTCCTCCTGGTGTGAAGAGTGGCGAGAAAAGATACCTGGGGATATGGTATCACAAGCTGGAACCACAAACAGTGGTGTGGGTTGCCAATAGAGATGACCCTGTTGCAGATTCCAGTGGAGTTTTTCGAATTGCGGAGGATGGAAATGTAGTTGTTGAATATGCATCCAAAAGCCTCTGGTCCTCCAAACTTGAACCATCCTCGTCCACAAACAGAACATTGAAGCTCCTAGATTCGGGGAATCTAGTACTGATAGATGACTCTGAAACGACATACCCGTGGGAAAGCTTCAAAAACCCAACAGACACGTTTCTTCCCGGCATGAAAATGGAAGCGACTTTGTCGTTGACTTGTTGGAGAAACTCCGCTGACCCAACACCTGGGAGCTTCACCTTCAAGCTGACTCAACAGGAAGGGAAACAAAGCTTCCGTGTGCAAAAGGAAACACAAATCTACTGGGCACTTGATGAACCTGACACAGAAGCGGCTTCCCAGATggtatttaatttgttgaacaACGACATCTCGTCTAATAAATCGTACAGTTATTCTAACAAAACACTCTTCGTATCACAACCTTCCATGTACAATAAATCAAGGCTGTTGATGAATTCTAGCGGGGAGATAGTGTTTCTGCAGTGGGATGAGAAAGAATTCCAATGGAATAAGAAATGGTGGATGCCAAAGGACAAGTGTGACACGCATAATTATTGCGGGAACTTCGGCATATGTAACAGAGAAAACTACTTTCCGCGGTGCAAATGTTTGCCAGGATTCATTTCTAATGTAGAATCGAATTCCGAAGGGTGTAGGAGAAAATCAATATCGTGTACCAACAAAGACGTGACGTTCCTGAACTTAACCAACATAAAACTGGGGAACCCAGACCAACGAAATTATACTGAAACAGAAGCAGAATGCCAATCCACATGCATCAACATGTGTTCCGAAACACAGTGCCAGGCATATTCATTTAATAATTCTATATACGGTGACCGTGGTTCATCCTCGTGCAATATCTGGACGCGGAATTTACCTTCTCTTCTCGAGAACTTCCCGCGCGGTCGTGATCTTTCTATCTTGGTTAACACAGCAGATATAG AAGAGCCATCAGGAAATCATTCAACCCTACTGGAATTGATTCTTTTAGTAACTCTTTGTTCCCTGGCTACTGTGGCATGCATAACAGGATTTGGCATTGtgtggaaaaagaaaaaggcCCGTAAGCTTG ATGGCGCAAGCACCCGAATTCAGGAGAGCTTGCATGAGAGTGAAAGACATGTCAAAGGTCTGATTGGTTTAGGAAGTTTAGAAGAAAAAGACATTAAAGGCGTTGAAGTGCCTTGTTACACTTTTGCAAGCATTCTCGCAGCTACAGATAATTTCTCAGACTCTAACAAGCTTGGAAGAGGAGGCTATGGACCTGTTTATAAG GGAACGTTTCCTGGAGGTCAAGAAATAGCTGTGAAGAGACTTTCAAGTGTTTCCACTCAAGGCCTACAAGAATTCAAGAATGAGGTTATTTTGATTGCCAAACTTCAACATCGAAACCTGGTCAGACTGAGGGGCTATTGCATAAAAGGGGTTGAAAAAATCTTACTTTATGAATACATGTCAAACAAGAGCTTAGACTCATTTATATTTG ACCGAAGTCGAACTATACTCTTGGATTGGCCAATGCGGTTTGAGATAATTGTAGGCATTGCACGAGGCATGCTCTACCTTCATCAAGACTCTAGATTGAGAGTGATTCATAGAGACCTGAAAACCAGCAATGTTCTTCTAGACGAGGAAATGAATCCAAAGATATCAGACTTTGGCCTTGCCAAAATATTTGGAGGAAAAGAAACTGAAGCAAGTACAGAGAGAGTGATGGGAACCTT TGGATACATGGCTCCAGAGTACGCTTTGGATGGATTTTTTTCAGTCAAATCTGATGTTTTCAGCTTTGGAGTAGTCCTACTAGAGATTCTTAGTGGGAAAAAGAACACAGGATTCTTTGAGTCCAAACAAATCTCTAGCCTTTTGGGTTAT GCATGGAATTTATGGTCAGGGAACAAGCTACTGGATTTAATGGATTCTTGCCTTGGTGAAACATGCAACCAAAATCAATTCATTAAGTGTGCAATTATTGGGCTATTATGCACACAAGATGAACCAATTGATCGACCCACTATGTCAAATATTTTATACATGCTTGACAAAGAGACAACAACCATGCCAATTCCCAGACAACCAACATTTTTTATGACGAAGCGTTATTCTAGCTCAGCTTCCTCTTCTACCAATCCAGAAATAAGTTTGCATCTTGACACCAGTTATCAAGAAGGTCGATAG